The Streptomyces camelliae genome window below encodes:
- a CDS encoding ABC transporter ATP-binding protein — translation MTSAVTIPRHGGTGGTTAVAARARQVVKAYGSGETRVVALDQVDVDIARGQFTAIMGPSGSGKSTLMHCLAGLDTVTSGQIYLDETEITGLKDKKLTQLRRDRIGFIFQAFNLLPTLNALENITLPMDIAGRKPDKAWLDRVVETVGLAGRLKHRPTQLSGGQQQRVAVARALAARPEIIFGDEPTGNLDSRAGAEVLGFLRRSVDELGQTIVMVTHDPVAASYADRVLYLADGRIVDEMYQPTADQVLDRMKDFDARGRTS, via the coding sequence GTGACATCGGCTGTGACCATTCCCAGGCACGGGGGCACTGGAGGGACTACGGCCGTTGCCGCGCGGGCGCGGCAGGTCGTGAAGGCCTACGGGTCGGGGGAGACCCGTGTCGTCGCCCTCGACCAGGTCGACGTGGACATCGCCCGCGGCCAGTTCACCGCGATCATGGGCCCCTCGGGGTCCGGCAAGTCCACCCTGATGCACTGCCTCGCCGGCCTCGACACCGTCACCTCCGGGCAGATCTACCTGGACGAGACCGAGATCACCGGCCTGAAGGACAAGAAGCTCACCCAGCTGCGCCGGGACCGGATCGGCTTCATCTTCCAGGCGTTCAACCTGCTGCCGACGCTGAACGCGCTGGAGAACATCACGCTGCCCATGGACATTGCGGGCCGCAAGCCCGACAAGGCGTGGCTGGACCGCGTGGTGGAGACCGTCGGTCTCGCCGGGCGGCTCAAGCACCGGCCGACCCAGCTCTCCGGCGGACAGCAGCAGCGTGTCGCCGTGGCCCGCGCGCTCGCCGCCCGCCCGGAGATCATCTTCGGGGACGAGCCGACCGGAAACCTCGACTCGCGCGCGGGGGCGGAGGTTCTCGGCTTCCTGCGCCGCTCGGTGGACGAACTCGGCCAGACCATCGTGATGGTCACGCACGACCCGGTGGCCGCCTCCTACGCGGACCGCGTGCTGTACCTCGCCGACGGCCGGATCGTCGACGAGATGTACCAGCCGACGGCCGATCAGGTCCTGGACCGCATGAAAGACTTCGACGCCCGGGGGCGTACGTCATGA